The Longimicrobium sp. genome contains a region encoding:
- a CDS encoding thiazole synthase — protein sequence MATLIADPITDSPIAGAAQADDAPLVIGGRALRSRLMVGTGKYRSNEQMVRAIEASGAEVVTVAVRRVDLDRTKEEGVLFHLDPRQYLLLPNTAGCYTAGDAVRYARLARAAGFTDWVKLEVIGDQETLLPDADATLRAAKELVADGFTVLAYTNDDLITALRLEDAGCAAVMPLASPIGSGLGLVNPYNIRTIKSRLSVPVIVDAGVGTASDAAVTMEQGVDGILMNTALAEARDPVRMARAMALATEAGRLAYLAGRMPRRERAVPSSPLAGMLD from the coding sequence ATGGCCACGCTGATCGCCGACCCCATCACCGATTCGCCGATCGCCGGCGCCGCGCAGGCGGACGACGCGCCGCTCGTCATCGGCGGGCGGGCGCTGCGCTCGCGGTTGATGGTGGGGACGGGGAAGTACCGCTCCAACGAGCAGATGGTGCGGGCCATCGAGGCCTCCGGCGCCGAGGTCGTCACCGTCGCCGTCCGGCGCGTTGATCTCGACCGGACGAAGGAGGAGGGCGTCCTCTTCCATCTCGATCCCCGGCAGTATCTGCTCCTTCCCAACACCGCCGGGTGCTACACGGCCGGGGACGCCGTCCGCTACGCGCGCCTGGCCCGCGCCGCCGGCTTCACCGACTGGGTGAAGCTGGAGGTGATCGGCGACCAGGAAACGCTTCTCCCCGACGCCGACGCCACCCTCCGCGCCGCGAAGGAGCTGGTCGCCGACGGCTTCACCGTGCTGGCGTACACCAACGACGACCTGATCACCGCGCTGCGGCTGGAGGACGCCGGGTGCGCGGCGGTGATGCCGCTGGCGTCGCCCATCGGCAGCGGACTCGGGCTCGTGAACCCGTACAACATCCGGACGATCAAGTCGCGCCTCTCCGTCCCCGTGATCGTGGACGCAGGGGTTGGGACGGCGTCGGACGCGGCGGTCACGATGGAGCAGGGCGTGGACGGGATCCTGATGAACACCGCGCTGGCCGAGGCGCGCGACCCCGTCCGCATGGCGCGCGCGATGGCGCTGGCCACCGAGGCGGGGCGGCTGGCGTACCTGGCCGGGCGGATGCCGCGGCGCGAGCGGGCGGTGCCGTCGTCGCCCCTGGCGGGGATGCTGGACTGA
- the thiS gene encoding sulfur carrier protein ThiS, with translation MAEMITAAAAQVRVNGDEREVPAGLTVAGLLEHLGLHPRMVVVERNGEILRRDTLDGLRVEPGDAYELVHFVGGG, from the coding sequence ATGGCAGAGATGATCACCGCCGCCGCGGCGCAGGTCCGCGTGAACGGCGACGAGCGCGAGGTGCCCGCGGGCCTCACCGTGGCGGGGCTGCTGGAGCACCTCGGCCTGCACCCGCGCATGGTCGTGGTCGAGCGCAACGGCGAAATCCTCCGCCGTGACACGCTCGACGGCCTCCGCGTGGAGCCGGGCGACGCGTACGAGCTGGTGCACTTCGTCGGCGGCGGGTGA
- a CDS encoding thiamine phosphate synthase encodes MAPERIPLLHAVTDDSVIARADFAERAGEVLAAGGADVALHLRAPRASGRRMHALAVRLMEIARASGSLLVVNDRVDVAMAARAYGIQLGARGLSVADARRMVGDAMRIGASVHAVDEARQVIESGADWLMAGTIFASASHPGRSGAGVRLIGELAALGRPVIAIGGMTPERAAEVRRAGATGIATIRGIWDAPSPNDAARRFIDTWRQEEA; translated from the coding sequence TTGGCGCCTGAGCGCATCCCCCTCCTCCACGCGGTGACGGACGATTCCGTCATTGCGCGCGCGGATTTCGCCGAAAGAGCGGGGGAGGTGCTCGCGGCCGGCGGCGCGGACGTCGCCCTGCACCTGCGCGCGCCGCGGGCCTCCGGGCGGCGGATGCACGCGCTGGCGGTGCGGTTGATGGAGATCGCGCGCGCGTCCGGCTCGCTCCTCGTGGTCAACGACCGCGTGGACGTGGCGATGGCGGCCCGCGCGTACGGCATCCAGCTCGGCGCGCGCGGGCTCTCTGTCGCCGACGCGCGGCGGATGGTGGGCGATGCGATGCGCATCGGCGCATCGGTGCACGCGGTGGACGAGGCGCGGCAGGTGATCGAATCAGGCGCGGACTGGCTGATGGCGGGGACGATCTTCGCATCCGCCTCGCACCCGGGCCGCAGCGGCGCGGGGGTGCGGCTGATCGGGGAGCTGGCGGCGCTCGGGCGGCCGGTGATCGCCATCGGCGGGATGACGCCGGAGCGCGCGGCGGAGGTGCGGCGCGCAGGCGCGACGGGGATCGCCACGATCCGGGGCATCTGGGACGCGCCATCGCCCAACGATGCGGCGAGGCGATTCATCGACACCTGGCGCCAGGAGGAAGCGTGA
- the fmt gene encoding methionyl-tRNA formyltransferase translates to MRVVFWGTPEFALPALRALGDEGHDVAAVVTQPDRPAGRGREIAKSPVKVEAEAEGIPVLQPEKARGDEFIAQLRSFDADLSVVVAYGQILKPEVLEVPRLGSVNIHGSLLPGLRGAAPVQWAIINGLETTGVTIMRMDAGLDSGPMLLRVEEPIEPDESACELAGRLAEIGAEALVEALALLEAGQLVEEAQDHAGATYAPKLTRELARLDWTKPAAEVARWIRGLDDVPGAWSPLGTRGPVKLFRPAIETASGEPGTVLDAGDRVEGILIACGSGAVRVREVQPPGKRRMNAAEWVRGRGVSAGDRFGVGA, encoded by the coding sequence GTGAGAGTCGTCTTCTGGGGTACCCCGGAGTTCGCGCTTCCCGCGCTGCGCGCCCTGGGCGACGAGGGGCACGACGTGGCCGCGGTGGTCACCCAGCCCGACCGCCCCGCCGGCCGCGGCCGCGAGATCGCGAAGTCGCCCGTGAAGGTGGAGGCCGAGGCGGAAGGAATTCCCGTGCTGCAGCCGGAGAAGGCGCGCGGCGACGAGTTCATCGCGCAACTGCGCTCGTTCGACGCGGACCTGTCCGTGGTGGTCGCGTACGGGCAGATCCTGAAGCCCGAAGTGCTGGAGGTGCCGCGGCTGGGGTCGGTGAACATCCACGGGTCGCTCCTGCCGGGGCTGCGCGGCGCGGCGCCGGTGCAGTGGGCCATCATCAACGGGCTGGAGACGACCGGCGTCACCATCATGCGCATGGATGCCGGGCTGGACTCCGGCCCCATGCTGCTGCGCGTGGAGGAGCCGATCGAGCCCGACGAGTCGGCGTGCGAGCTGGCCGGGCGCCTGGCCGAGATCGGCGCCGAGGCGCTGGTCGAGGCGCTGGCGCTGCTCGAGGCCGGGCAGCTGGTGGAGGAGGCGCAGGACCACGCGGGGGCCACCTACGCGCCCAAGCTCACGCGCGAGCTGGCGCGGCTCGACTGGACGAAGCCCGCCGCCGAGGTGGCACGCTGGATCCGCGGGCTGGACGACGTTCCCGGCGCCTGGAGCCCGCTCGGCACGCGTGGCCCGGTGAAGCTCTTCCGCCCGGCGATCGAAACGGCGTCCGGCGAGCCGGGGACGGTGCTGGACGCCGGCGACCGGGTGGAGGGAATCCTGATCGCCTGCGGCAGCGGCGCGGTCCGCGTGCGCGAGGTGCAGCCCCCCGGGAAGCGCCGCATGAACGCCGCCGAGTGGGTGCGCGGCCGCGGCGTCTCCGCGGGCGACCGCTTCGGCGTTGGCGCCTGA
- the def gene encoding peptide deformylase encodes MPLLKIETLGSDVLRRRAGEMEVPAQDAELDQLIRDMFETMYDARGIGLAAPQIGLSKRLIVVDVGDESGKEMGPFALFNPRVVESSADTEKQEEGCLSIPGVTGAVERPYSVTVEGVDRQGNPVRIEADAMLARCLQHEIDHLDGILFIDRMSPLKRNMVLRKYRKQAAS; translated from the coding sequence ATGCCGCTGCTGAAGATCGAGACGCTGGGCTCGGACGTGCTGCGCCGCCGCGCGGGCGAGATGGAGGTGCCGGCGCAGGACGCCGAGCTCGACCAGCTCATCAGGGACATGTTCGAGACGATGTACGACGCCCGCGGCATCGGCCTGGCCGCGCCGCAGATCGGCCTGAGCAAACGCCTGATCGTGGTGGACGTGGGCGACGAGTCGGGGAAGGAGATGGGTCCCTTCGCCCTGTTCAACCCCAGGGTCGTGGAGTCCAGCGCCGACACCGAGAAGCAGGAGGAGGGGTGCCTCAGCATCCCCGGTGTGACCGGCGCGGTGGAGCGGCCGTACAGCGTGACCGTGGAGGGCGTGGACCGGCAGGGGAACCCCGTGCGCATCGAGGCCGACGCCATGCTGGCGCGCTGCCTCCAGCACGAGATCGACCACCTGGACGGCATCCTGTTCATCGACCGGATGTCGCCGCTGAAGCGCAACATGGTGCTGCGCAAGTACCGCAAGCAGGCCGCGTCGTGA
- the yajC gene encoding preprotein translocase subunit YajC — protein MNTAMLMLAQTGSSAIGTLVFPLAILAIFYFILIVPQRRQLKEHQNLVSALQKGDQVVTAGGLIGEITGIKDDAVQLRTGTSTVVVEKSRIVKRTGGPGVEKPAAEK, from the coding sequence ATGAACACCGCGATGCTGATGCTGGCGCAGACGGGGTCGAGCGCGATCGGGACGCTCGTGTTTCCGCTCGCCATCCTGGCCATCTTCTACTTCATCCTTATCGTCCCCCAGCGCAGGCAGCTGAAGGAGCACCAGAACCTGGTCTCCGCGCTGCAGAAGGGCGACCAGGTGGTGACCGCGGGCGGGCTGATCGGCGAGATCACGGGGATCAAGGACGACGCCGTGCAGCTGCGCACCGGCACCAGCACGGTGGTGGTGGAGAAGAGCCGCATCGTGAAGCGCACCGGCGGCCCGGGCGTGGAAAAGCCGGCCGCGGAGAAGTGA
- the tgt gene encoding tRNA guanosine(34) transglycosylase Tgt, with the protein MFEFQVQATDGAARAGVLSLPHGEVRTPVFMPVGTQATVKTLTPEEVEGLGAQIILGNTYHLYLRPGHDVVRTMGGLHAFQGWSRPILTDSGGFQVFSLSDISTIGEDGVEFQSHIDGSRHLFTPERVMEIERALGADIIMAFDQCPPGQSSREKATEAYERTLRWLARCRVAFDRIAAEDGDGPLQTLFPIVQGGIHPELRVASARGTLASGDWHGIAIGGLSVGEPKPLMHEMLDTLRPELPDRLPRYLMGVGYPDDLLEAIGRGVDMFDCVAPTRNGRNGAVWITAEGQVNIKQRRFLTDAGPLDPECGCYTCTRYTRAYLRHLFVAGEGLSMRLLSIHNLHFLVNLANQARDHIIAGDYAGWSRAWLDRFAAGKAAAVAARG; encoded by the coding sequence CTGTTCGAGTTCCAGGTACAGGCCACGGATGGCGCCGCGCGCGCCGGCGTGCTCAGTCTGCCGCACGGCGAGGTGCGCACGCCGGTGTTCATGCCCGTGGGCACGCAGGCCACGGTCAAGACGCTCACGCCGGAAGAGGTGGAGGGGCTGGGGGCGCAGATCATCCTGGGGAACACGTACCACCTGTACCTGCGCCCCGGGCACGACGTGGTGCGCACGATGGGCGGTCTGCACGCGTTCCAGGGATGGAGCCGGCCCATCCTGACCGACTCGGGCGGCTTCCAGGTGTTCTCGCTGAGCGACATCAGCACCATCGGCGAGGACGGGGTGGAGTTCCAGAGCCACATCGACGGCTCGCGGCACCTGTTCACCCCCGAGCGGGTGATGGAGATCGAGCGGGCGCTGGGGGCCGACATCATCATGGCCTTCGACCAGTGCCCGCCGGGGCAGAGCAGCCGCGAGAAGGCCACCGAGGCGTACGAGCGCACGCTCCGCTGGCTGGCGCGCTGCCGGGTCGCCTTCGACCGCATCGCCGCGGAAGACGGCGACGGGCCGCTGCAGACGCTCTTTCCCATCGTGCAGGGCGGCATCCATCCCGAGCTGCGCGTGGCCTCGGCGCGGGGGACGCTGGCGAGCGGCGACTGGCACGGAATTGCCATCGGCGGCCTCAGCGTGGGCGAGCCCAAGCCGCTGATGCACGAGATGCTCGACACGCTGCGCCCGGAGCTGCCGGACCGGCTCCCGCGCTACCTGATGGGCGTGGGCTACCCGGACGACCTGCTGGAGGCCATCGGCCGCGGCGTGGACATGTTCGACTGCGTGGCGCCCACGCGGAACGGGCGCAACGGCGCGGTGTGGATCACCGCCGAGGGGCAGGTGAACATCAAGCAGCGCCGCTTCCTGACCGACGCGGGGCCGCTGGACCCGGAGTGCGGCTGCTACACCTGCACCCGCTACACCCGGGCGTACCTGCGGCACCTGTTCGTGGCGGGCGAGGGGCTCAGCATGCGGCTGCTCTCGATCCACAACCTGCACTTCCTGGTGAACCTGGCCAACCAGGCCCGCGACCACATCATCGCGGGCGACTACGCCGGCTGGAGCCGCGCCTGGCTGGACCGCTTCGCCGCCGGGAAGGCCGCGGCCGTGGCGGCCAGGGGCTGA
- a CDS encoding signal peptidase II: protein MSPSSHTIRKAVRHALGFRRGYEDPERSPGRRKSDHEPMRGWIPTLCIALGVALLDWTTKFLIAMNIPLDDLREVIPGKLAFWHVRNPAMVLGLWDNFPIATRKIIAVVAAVLGAIVLLQILGRGHRFPRQHRAWAWVFIGLVLGGMLGNLGERVVHWGVTDYISFRWGEYWLPPGNVADIALFLSMPLAIPVIVFEMIGRSRRGKVPLGNPVGATGD, encoded by the coding sequence GTGAGTCCTTCGAGCCACACGATCAGGAAAGCGGTCCGCCATGCGCTGGGGTTCCGGCGCGGCTACGAAGATCCCGAGCGCTCGCCCGGCCGGCGCAAGTCGGACCACGAGCCCATGCGCGGCTGGATCCCCACGCTCTGCATCGCGCTGGGCGTGGCGCTGCTGGACTGGACGACCAAGTTCCTCATCGCCATGAACATCCCCCTGGACGACCTGCGCGAGGTGATCCCGGGGAAGCTGGCCTTCTGGCACGTGCGCAACCCCGCGATGGTGCTGGGGCTGTGGGACAACTTTCCCATCGCCACGCGCAAGATCATCGCGGTGGTGGCGGCGGTGCTGGGGGCCATCGTGCTGCTGCAGATCCTGGGGCGCGGGCACCGCTTTCCGCGGCAGCACCGGGCGTGGGCGTGGGTGTTCATCGGGCTGGTGCTGGGCGGAATGCTGGGCAACCTGGGCGAGCGCGTGGTGCACTGGGGCGTGACGGACTACATCTCGTTCCGCTGGGGCGAGTACTGGCTGCCGCCCGGCAACGTGGCCGACATCGCGCTCTTCCTGTCCATGCCGCTCGCCATCCCCGTGATCGTCTTCGAGATGATCGGCCGGTCGCGGCGCGGAAAGGTGCCGCTCGGCAACCCCGTGGGCGCGACGGGGGATTGA
- a CDS encoding phosphatase PAP2 family protein, producing the protein MTLRRISAALMLALATPHASAAQAHAPREWALWAGAAALFAGSVLLDRTIESGVPDGGGTRYEWASDRLNYLGRPQYAVVALAGTYAAGRLAHAPKTAQAAEHVAIALLASGVANGAVKFAAGRERPSFTDDPHRFKPFSRQDRWQSFPSGHAVVAFSLAASISEEARKPWVTALAYGTASLVGWSRVYEDRHWTSDVVGGGLIGIAASRYTIHRLHAHRARGDSAAAAGVAISPLPGGVMVSIAR; encoded by the coding sequence ATGACGCTCCGCCGGATCTCCGCCGCGCTGATGCTTGCGCTCGCGACGCCGCACGCCTCGGCCGCGCAGGCGCACGCACCGCGCGAGTGGGCGCTGTGGGCGGGCGCGGCGGCGCTCTTCGCCGGCTCGGTGCTGCTGGACCGGACCATCGAGAGCGGGGTTCCGGACGGCGGCGGAACGCGGTACGAGTGGGCGTCGGACCGGCTGAACTACCTGGGCCGACCGCAGTACGCAGTCGTTGCGCTCGCCGGGACGTACGCGGCCGGGCGACTGGCGCACGCGCCGAAGACCGCGCAGGCGGCGGAGCACGTGGCCATCGCGTTGCTCGCGTCGGGCGTGGCGAACGGCGCGGTGAAGTTCGCCGCCGGCCGCGAGCGCCCGTCGTTCACCGACGATCCGCACCGCTTCAAGCCGTTCAGCCGGCAGGACCGGTGGCAGTCCTTTCCGTCCGGCCACGCGGTCGTGGCGTTCTCGCTCGCCGCGTCCATCTCCGAGGAGGCGCGGAAGCCGTGGGTGACGGCGCTGGCGTACGGCACCGCGTCGCTGGTGGGCTGGTCGCGCGTGTACGAGGACCGGCACTGGACCAGCGACGTGGTGGGCGGCGGGCTGATCGGCATTGCGGCGAGCCGCTACACCATCCACCGCCTCCACGCCCATCGCGCGCGGGGCGATTCGGCGGCGGCCGCGGGCGTCGCCATCTCCCCCCTTCCCGGCGGGGTGATGGTGAGCATCGCGCGCTGA
- a CDS encoding TM2 domain-containing protein gives MMAEICPVCGVRQMMAPQQFAYMPGPPRKDKGLAAVLALLLGGLGVHKFYLGKVGQGVLYLIFCWTFIPAIVSFIEGIVYLSQSEESFQRSIGAPYRTGGFSM, from the coding sequence ATGATGGCGGAGATCTGCCCCGTGTGCGGCGTGCGCCAGATGATGGCCCCGCAGCAGTTCGCGTACATGCCCGGGCCGCCGCGCAAGGACAAGGGCCTGGCCGCGGTGCTGGCCCTGCTCCTCGGCGGCCTCGGTGTGCACAAGTTCTACCTGGGCAAGGTGGGCCAGGGCGTCCTGTACCTGATCTTCTGCTGGACGTTCATCCCCGCGATCGTCTCCTTCATCGAGGGCATCGTCTACCTCTCGCAGTCCGAGGAGTCCTTCCAGCGCTCCATCGGCGCGCCCTACCGCACCGGCGGCTTCTCGATGTGA
- a CDS encoding acyltransferase, giving the protein MPIYPLRQVNLPAETTELYDRWLGEIDAALARGDDRWELCRRVLTEIYHPGLANADPSTLPLATRVALAQMDARNVTLEPEYYAEIDAEKFSERKPLLWMWQMFDKSPLGQNIHLGVRFRRVLAPYIFKRVGRNFKAFHFVEFSFGYNLEVGDDVVVHRHVLLDDRGGIVLGNKVSISDYANIYSHTHSIVDQQDVSDLPTVLAGTNVGENAMVGAMAVATKDVRPYHVNVGIPAKSVRVKPNAPPEAYKLTLRKPGEAPSTGDD; this is encoded by the coding sequence ATGCCCATATATCCGCTCCGCCAGGTGAACCTGCCGGCGGAAACCACCGAGCTGTACGACCGCTGGCTGGGCGAGATCGACGCGGCGCTGGCGCGCGGCGACGACCGCTGGGAGCTGTGCCGCCGGGTGCTGACGGAGATCTACCACCCCGGGCTGGCGAACGCCGACCCGTCCACGCTGCCGCTGGCCACGCGGGTGGCGCTGGCGCAGATGGACGCGCGCAACGTGACGCTGGAGCCGGAATACTACGCCGAGATCGACGCGGAGAAGTTCAGCGAGCGCAAGCCGCTGCTGTGGATGTGGCAGATGTTCGACAAGAGCCCGCTGGGGCAGAACATCCACCTGGGCGTGCGCTTCCGGCGGGTGCTGGCGCCGTACATCTTCAAGCGCGTGGGCCGCAACTTCAAGGCGTTCCACTTCGTGGAGTTCAGCTTCGGGTACAACCTGGAGGTGGGCGACGACGTGGTGGTGCACCGCCACGTGCTGCTGGACGACCGCGGCGGCATCGTCCTCGGCAACAAGGTGTCCATCAGCGACTACGCCAACATCTACTCGCACACGCACTCCATCGTGGACCAGCAGGACGTGAGCGACCTGCCCACGGTGCTGGCCGGCACGAACGTGGGCGAGAACGCCATGGTGGGCGCCATGGCGGTGGCCACCAAGGACGTGCGCCCGTACCACGTGAACGTCGGCATCCCCGCCAAGTCCGTCCGCGTGAAGCCCAACGCCCCGCCCGAGGCATACAAGCTCACGCTGAGGAAGCCGGGCGAGGCGCCGTCCACGGGCGACGACTGA
- a CDS encoding glutamate racemase — translation MTLAVVDWGIGGLGFYRLFAARHPGVAVVYVSDTGFTPYGKVPRRELAARVDRVLRHVGEMHGAAHAVVACNAASTVLCDLKIVRDGMRVTGVIAPAVAALADAAPARIGVIGGRRTVVSGVYGRALRGAGHHVRQRIAQPLSAHVEAGRLDTPDVRGDVARILAPLRAVEVLVMACTHYPALAPLLAERCPAAALFDPAAATLAHVEREWPLADGGAPHRFLTTGDPEAMRRSARLAFGVGLPSVEAITI, via the coding sequence GTGACGCTCGCCGTGGTGGACTGGGGGATCGGCGGGCTGGGGTTCTACCGCCTGTTCGCCGCGCGCCATCCCGGTGTCGCCGTGGTCTACGTCTCCGACACCGGATTCACGCCGTACGGCAAGGTGCCGCGCCGCGAGCTGGCCGCGCGCGTGGACCGCGTCCTCCGCCACGTGGGGGAGATGCACGGCGCCGCGCACGCCGTGGTTGCCTGCAACGCCGCCAGCACGGTGCTGTGCGACCTAAAGATCGTGCGCGACGGGATGCGGGTGACGGGGGTGATCGCGCCCGCCGTGGCCGCGCTCGCGGATGCGGCACCGGCGCGGATCGGGGTGATCGGCGGGCGGCGCACCGTGGTGAGCGGCGTGTACGGGCGGGCGCTGCGCGGCGCGGGGCACCACGTCCGGCAGCGCATCGCGCAGCCGCTTTCCGCGCATGTGGAGGCCGGCCGCCTCGATACGCCTGACGTCCGCGGCGACGTGGCGCGCATCCTGGCGCCGCTGCGCGCGGTGGAGGTGCTGGTGATGGCGTGCACGCACTATCCCGCGCTCGCGCCGCTCCTGGCCGAGCGCTGTCCCGCCGCCGCGCTCTTCGATCCCGCCGCCGCCACGCTCGCGCACGTCGAGCGCGAGTGGCCGCTGGCGGATGGCGGCGCCCCGCATCGCTTCCTCACCACCGGCGATCCGGAGGCCATGCGCCGCTCGGCACGCCTGGCCTTCGGCGTCGGCCTGCCCTCCGTCGAAGCCATCACCATCTGA
- a CDS encoding class I SAM-dependent methyltransferase: MILILYTTLYRDGGDKFARAAATLAEDKRRAHPGATVRAAAVESKADVVAHFRAAEEEPIDELHFIGHSGMYGPMFRTRAVPEQFSPHEWRTLRIPFAPGARAYFHACRTARWFAPFFARTFNVPAWGYHWYTTVSLRPDRFRWERMTLRRDAPVYVLGCPGRKSHGIAGSLGKYVTGRAEEMKRFNPHPPEGDPTYDSVAELYDDVFQDITVREDEWRWLESRFPCEPARVLDIGCGNGALLLQLGRRVARGTGVDASAGMVERARRRAAGAPHLDFVHVDGPTLPFPDASFDVVTSLLSFRYLDWDPVMNEIRRVLRPGGRLLVVDMVTAPVRWRETPRLLASKGRGYAQRLRRPEFARRLRRLVTDPRWATMLRYNPIRAEHEMKWYLESRFPGRKVEMINVGWNARVLAFDSGPLEPGTVPPQSYP, encoded by the coding sequence ATGATCCTGATCCTTTACACCACGCTCTACCGCGACGGCGGCGACAAGTTCGCGCGCGCCGCCGCCACCCTGGCCGAAGACAAGCGCCGTGCGCACCCGGGCGCCACCGTGCGCGCGGCCGCGGTGGAGAGCAAGGCCGACGTCGTCGCGCACTTCCGCGCCGCGGAAGAGGAGCCGATCGACGAGCTCCACTTCATCGGGCACAGCGGGATGTACGGGCCCATGTTCCGCACCCGCGCCGTCCCCGAGCAGTTCAGCCCGCACGAGTGGCGCACGCTGCGCATCCCGTTCGCGCCGGGGGCGCGCGCGTACTTCCACGCCTGCCGCACCGCGCGCTGGTTCGCCCCGTTCTTCGCGCGCACCTTCAACGTTCCCGCGTGGGGCTACCACTGGTACACCACCGTCTCGCTCCGCCCCGACCGCTTCCGCTGGGAGCGGATGACGCTGCGCAGGGACGCGCCGGTGTACGTCCTGGGCTGCCCGGGGCGGAAGTCGCACGGCATCGCCGGCTCGCTGGGGAAGTACGTTACCGGCCGCGCGGAGGAGATGAAGCGCTTCAATCCCCATCCCCCCGAGGGCGACCCGACCTACGACTCGGTGGCGGAGCTGTACGACGACGTGTTCCAGGACATCACCGTGCGCGAGGACGAGTGGCGCTGGCTGGAGAGCCGCTTTCCGTGCGAGCCCGCGCGCGTGCTGGACATCGGCTGCGGCAACGGCGCGCTCCTGCTGCAGCTGGGCCGTCGCGTCGCCCGCGGCACCGGTGTGGACGCGTCCGCGGGGATGGTCGAGCGAGCGCGGCGGCGGGCCGCGGGGGCGCCGCACCTGGACTTCGTGCACGTGGACGGCCCCACGCTCCCGTTCCCCGACGCCTCGTTCGACGTGGTGACCAGCCTCCTGTCGTTCCGCTACCTGGACTGGGACCCGGTGATGAACGAGATCCGGCGCGTGCTGCGCCCCGGCGGCCGGCTGCTGGTGGTCGACATGGTGACGGCGCCGGTGCGCTGGCGCGAGACGCCGCGGCTGCTGGCCAGCAAGGGGCGCGGCTACGCCCAGCGCCTGCGCCGCCCCGAGTTCGCGCGGCGCCTGCGCCGGCTGGTGACGGACCCGCGCTGGGCCACCATGCTGCGCTACAACCCCATCCGCGCCGAGCACGAGATGAAGTGGTACCTGGAAAGCCGCTTCCCGGGGCGGAAGGTGGAGATGATCAACGTGGGGTGGAACGCGCGCGTGCTGGCCTTCGACAGCGGCCCGCTGGAGCCCGGCACCGTGCCGCCGCAGAGCTACCCGTGA